A stretch of the Rosa rugosa chromosome 5, drRosRugo1.1, whole genome shotgun sequence genome encodes the following:
- the LOC133708361 gene encoding uncharacterized protein LOC133708361 yields the protein MGRKLDALLGRSQKTTKLKPLLSLALSRVAVLKTQRQAKCSQSRSDVLQLLQLGNHDRALLRVEHVIKEQNMLDVYVMIERYCNLLIERVHLIEQERECPEELREAASSMLYAASRCGDFPELQEIRNILSARFGKEFTARSIELRNNCGVNLTMIQKLSTRMPTRESRMKVLKEIAFDNSIVLNLEDTSGSVEDKKVQTPPHPLAGSSGTAGSAEVLQAFKEETEKDDKYSQKKYKDVAHAAQAAFESAAYAAAAARAAVELSRSETHDSDDQNSPGPKRGKLSSRYESSKTEFGSQNEHITVQNQAEELKRSASSSSSDSGGDTLEVTPPMSSDAIGQPSHSGKVTVFDDSDNEESTMALSPEKVPSRVQSGMKVEPEGSSRRLTLNLEKGPFSLRNRWVRGH from the exons ATGGGAAGAAAGCTCGACGCTTTGCTTGGAAGGAGCCAGAAGACCACAAAGTTGAAACCACTCCTCAGTCTTGCTCTCTCCCGCGTCGCCGTCCTCAAAACCCAGCGTCAGGCCAAGTGTAGCCAGTCCCGCTCGGATGTGCTCCAGCTCCTCCAGCTCGGTAACCATGACCGAGCTCTTCTTCGA GTTGAGCATGTGATCAAGGAGCAGAACATGCTGGATGTGTATGTCATGATCGAGCGTTATTGCAACCTCTTGATCGAAAGAGTTCACCTCATTGAACAAGAAAG GGAGTGTCCAGAGGAATTGAGGGAGGCAGCATCGAGTATGCTTTATGCTGCTTCGAGATGTGGAGATTTCCCGGAGCTTCAAGAGATTCGTAACATTCTCAGCGCTCGTTTTGGCAAGGAATTCACTGCTCGTTCCATTGAACTGCGCAACAATTGCGGAGTCAACCTTACCATGATCCAGAAACTGTCGACTAGGATGCCAACTAGGGAGAGCAGAATGAAAGTGCTTAAAGAAATTGCTTTCGATAATTCCATTGTTCTGAACCTAGAAGACACTTCTGGTTCCGTTGAG GATAAGAAGGTCCAGACACCACCTCACCCACTCGCCGGTTCAAGTGGCACAGCTGGATCAGCAGAAGTTTTGCAGGCTTTTAAAGAAGAGACGGAAAAAGATGATAAGTATTCTCAGAAGAAATACAAGGATGTGGCTCATGCAGCTCAGGCTGCTTTTGAGTCTGCAGCTTATGCAGCAGCAGCTGCAAGAGCAGCCGTGGAACTGTCCAGATCCGAAACTCATGATTCTGATGATCAAAACAGTCCTGGTCCTAAACGAGGCAAGTTATCTAGCAGATACGAGTCCTCAAAAACTGAATTTGGATCACAGAATGAGCACATCACTGTTCAGAATCAAGCTGAAGAATTGAAGAGGTCAGCATCTTCTTCAAGTTCAGATTCAGGAGGTGACACACTGGAGGTGACTCCTCCAATGTCCTCCGATGCCATAGGCCAACCCAGTCATTCAGGCAAGGTCACAGTTTTTGATGATAGTGACAATGAAGAAAGTACCATGGCCCTATCTCCAGAGAAAGTTCCTTCAAGGGTTCAATCTGGCATGAAGGTTGAGCCAGAGGGATCATCTAGAAGGCTAACATTAAACCTGGAGAAAGGACCATTCTCTCTGAGAAATAGATGGGTCCGTGGCCACTAA
- the LOC133708359 gene encoding uncharacterized protein LOC133708359 has translation MSGDDHDSRRKHRRDHSDDDAEKSSKRHKHRHHHRHHRHRHSSKKREEESKAAAGEDIEAPPPPPPVMLSPSNSPPSRPAEDVEEGEILEDGAGGRDDGVLETKADSGAESGEIEAPGVRERSDKRNLGLYSDSTMDKSSKTLGKELRRDDDPRSPIGGKSHSEAGLPQNSSAEPREESVSRVDLEDHANGNLEKRRHLVSGSPSKGGGHRKKYYSENVDDDRSKLANKEKSPYRSSGDRYGEVLRGRSRSGSHDHVRERSRSRSIVEEEAPSRRRSHSRSMLEEEALSKRRRYHDREISVYAEKSKAAHNSDDEGMVRDDDEREHSISYSRYSGLDRSRERERSREREVDRVRRREKELERNRGRDRRREKERERSSDRDLFRDRKRGIGRGDSTERVVDTERRREERHRSRDRTREDDVDRSRGRGKSADRERDRVMERDRDRDRDRVTDRKWERRDDRYRDKGRDMERERNETESGYGTRDKHNHSGQSRYEEKEYNQDGSTKSDQAEVQLERDEDEQGDDEEMVSLQVADQEEEDLNRIKEESRRRKQAILEKYKSQPSQSQQKTDIQIESQLQQPTQLEGQKGHLDQSTGVAKSRAEVDGARSSGGVYMAEAFSTTARQNGAPGLGEGTPKSESSGGSEPKKERADGILCDDIFGETPTGVRKLDKGDAVRIERSGLRDNWDDAEGYYSYRFGELLDGRYEITAAHGKGVFSTVVRAKNLKVGNGEPEEVAIKIIRSNDTMYKAGMTELAILKKLVGQDPDNKRYCVRFLSSFKYRNHLCLVFESLHMNLRELLKKFGRNIGLNLTAVRVYAKQLLIALKHLKNCGVLHCDIKPDNMLVNEAKNVLKLCDFGNAMFAGKNEVTPYLVSRFYRAPEIILGLPYDHPLDIWSVGCCLFELYTGKVLFPGATNNDMLRLHMELKGPFPKKMLRKGAFTYQNFDQDLNFHATEDDPVTKKVIKRVILNIKPKDIGSMIAGSPGEDPDPKILADFKDLLDKMFVLDPDKRLTVSQGLNHPFITGK, from the exons ATGTCCGGCGACGACCATGATTCGCGTCGCAAGCACCGCCGCGATCATTCCGACGACGACGCCGAGAAGTCTTCCAAGCGCCACAAGCACCGtcaccaccaccgccaccaccgTCACCGCCACAGCAGCAAGAAGCGCGAAGAAGAGAGCAAGGCGGCCGCGGGTGAGGATATcgaagctcctcctcctccgccgcctgTTATGTTGTCTCCTTCCAATAGTCCTCCTTCTCGGCCGGCTGAGGACGTTGAGGAAGGTGAAATTCTTGAGGACGGTGCCGGTGGCCGCGACGACGGCGTTTTGGAAACGAAAGCGGACTCTGGTGCCGAGTCTGGTGAAATTGAAGCTCCTGGAGTTCGCGAACGTTCTGATAAGCGAAATCTG GGACTTTATAGTGACAGTACCATGGATAAGAGCTCAAAGACCTTGGGCAAAGAACTTCGTCGTGATGATGATCCCAGGAGTCCTATTGGGGGTAAGTCTCATAGTGAGGCCGGCTTGCCTCAAAATTCTAGTGCCGAGCCTCGCGAAGAATCAGTTTCCAGAGTTGACCTTGAGGATCATGCCAATGGGAATTTAGAGAAGAGGCGGCATCTGGTATCTGGGTCCCCTTCTAAAGGAGGGGGTCATCGAAAGAAATACTATAGTGAAAATGTGGATGATGATAGAAGCAAATTAGCTAATAAAGAAAAGTCACCCTATAGAAGTAGTGGTGACAGGTATGGTGAAGTGTTGCGTGGCAGGAGCAGATCAGGGTCACATGATCATGTGAGAGAGAGATCTCGTTCCCGTAGTATAGTTGAAGAGGAGGCACCATCTAGAAGAAGATCTCATTCTCGCAGTATGTTAGAAGAGGAAGCTCTTTCTAAAAGGAGACGTTATCATGATCGAGAAATCTCAGTATATGCCGAGAAAAGCAAGGCCGCACACAACTCTGATGATGAAGGTATGGTGAGGGATGATGATGAAAGGGAACACAGTATTAGTTATAGCAGATACTCTGGATTAGATCgcagtcgagagagagagaggagtaggGAGAGGGAGGTGGACAGGGTTCGGAGAAGGGAGAAAGAACTAGAGAGGAACAGGGGCAGGGATCGGAGAagggagaaagaaagagaaaggagtAGTGACAGGGATTTGTTTAGGGACAGGAAAAGGGGAATTGGACGTGGTGATAGCACTGAAAGGGTGGTTGATACGGAACGTAGAAGGGAAGAGCGACATAGAAGCAGGGACAGGACAAGGGAGGATGATGTTGATAGGAGCAGGGGCAGGGGCAAGTCTgctgacagagagagagatagagttaTGGAGAGGGATCGGGATAGGGATAGGGACAGAGTAACAGACCGGAAATGGGAGAGGCGGGATGATAGATATAGGGACAAGGGTCGAGAtatggagagggagagaaatgAAACTGAAAGTGGATATGGAACTCGAGACAAGCATAATCATTCTGGTCAATCAAGGtatgaagaaaaagaatataACCAGGATGGTTCAACAAAATCTGATCAAGCAGAAGTTCAGCTAGAAAG AGATGAAGATGAACAAGGAGATGATGAAGAGATGGTCAGTTTGCAAGTTGCTGATCAGGAAGAGGAAGATCTTAACAGAATTAAGGAGGAAAGTAGGAGgagaaagcaagcaatcttggAAAAATATAAAAGTCAGCCGTCGCAGTCCCAGCAAAAGACCGACATACAAATTGAGTCACAGTTACAGCAACCCACTCAATTAGAGGGTCAAAAAG GTCATCTGGATCAATCAACAGGGGTTGCCAAATCCAGAGCAGAAGTTGATGGTGCTAGGAGTTCTGGAGGAGTATATATGGCTGAAGCATTTTCTACTACAGCTCGTCAGAATGGTGCCCCAGGGCTTGGAGAGGGTACTCCAAAG AGTGAAAGCTCTGGTGGCTCAGAACCCAAAAAAGAAAGAGCTGATGGTATTTTATGCGATGATATCTTTGGTGAGACCCCAACTGGAGTTCGAAAATTG GACAAAGGAGATGCTGTACGAATTGAAAGGAGTGGTCTCCGTGACAACTGGGATGATGCAGAAGGGTACTACA GCTACCGGTTTGGGGAGTTACTTGATGGTCGATATGAGATTACTGCTGCTCATGGAAAAGGCGTGTTTTCAACTGTTGTTCGTGCAAAGAACCTTAAGGTTGGTAATGGTGAACCAGAAGAAGTGGCAATTAAGATTATTCGTAGCAATGATACTAT GTACAAGGCTGGTATGACTGAGTTGGCCATATTGAAGAAATTAGTAGGTCAAGATCCAGACAATAAGCGCTATTGTGTTCGTTTTCTATCAAGTTTCAAGTATCGAAATCATCTTTGTTTAGTTTTTGAATCTCTGCATATGAATCTTCGTGAGCTTTTAAAGAAGTTTGGACGCAATATTGGTCTGAATCTAACTGCGGTGAGAGTATATGCTAAGCAACTCTTGATTGCATTGAAGCATCTCAAAAACTGTGGTGTTCTTCATTGTGATATAAAGCCAGATAACATGCTG GTAAATGAAGCAAAAAACGTTCTGAAGCTTTGTGATTTTGGTAACGCCATGTTTGCTGGCAAGAATGAAGTTACACCGTACCTTGTGAGCCGATTTTATCGGGCCCCTGAAATAA TTCTTGGCTTGCCTTATGATCATCCACTGGATATCTggtctgttggttgctgtttgTTCGAACTTTATACTGGAAAAGTTCTTTTTCCTGGTGCTACGAACAATGATATGCTTCGTCTTCACATGGAATTGAAAGGCCCTTTCCCTAAGAAGATGCTTCGGAAG GGAGCATTTACTTATCAAAATTTCGATCAGGATCTGAACTTCCATGCCACAGAAGATGATCCTGTTACAAAAAAG GTTATTAAACGCGTGATTCTCAACATAAAGCCAAAAGATATCGGATCAATGATCGCAGGTTCTCCTGGCGAGGATCCAGATCCCAAGATATTAGCTGATTTTAAAGATCTTTTAGATAAAATGTTTGTGCTGGATCCAGACAAGAGGTTGACAGTATCACAAGGTTTGAATCATCCATTCATCACTGGCAAGTGA
- the LOC133712558 gene encoding heavy metal-associated isoprenylated plant protein 25, producing the protein MAGKYCCMVMRLNVDCNGCVRKVRRILLNMKAIETHLIEKQQCRVSVCGRFIPADVAIKLRKKMNRRVEILEIQEFDETTTEQTDQRPMITAAY; encoded by the exons ATGGCAGGAAAG TACTGTTGCATGGTGATGAGGCTCAATGTTGATTGCAATGGATGTGTTAGGAAAGTAAGGAGAATACTACTCAACATGAAAG CTATAGAGACACATCTGATTGAGAAGCAGCAATGCAGGGTTAGTGTATGTGGGAGATTTATACCAGCAGATGTGGCAATAAAgttgagaaaaaaaatgaaccGCAGAGTCGAAATTCTGGAAATCCAAGAGTTTGATGAAACTACTACTGAACAGACGGACCAAAGGCCTATGATTACTGCAGCCTATTGA
- the LOC133712557 gene encoding uncharacterized protein LOC133712557 isoform X1: protein MERLAEAATTAALGFVRWEEVFVSSDKGRREVHYYLKRSDGSSDLAVIGKEKSLRHMSYHYAFRNRSLFPASSLVKLKSRREVVDWLKSVVSDVLPRVPSRLDGSMLDGKDAGEVDIELLKVTHLRKMGRYTTEFMWLGSPLKGRKKRRHYQSFSRNGVIVSVHDFVFVLAEEDKRLVAYLEDMYEDSKGNKMVVVRWFHKVDEVGMVLPLNFNDREIFFSLCHQHLSIECIDGLATVLSPVHFEKFLKEAKQTQLEPFVCHKQFENDDVRPFDITQVEGYWKQEILRYMHTVTPSKVPVSSQQSVDELKAEEVAHASDIRPKKRQRSLKDDDMHVEGIERRVSLGAACGEAGYISKNVTDCKSEAFSLGKRGSAVILPCPDVKQILLQYLAVGSQVEVLSQDSGIRGCWFRALIIKKHKDKVKVQYQDIQDAADEANKLEEWILASKIAAPDQLGLRLSDRPSIRPCIKSNKGRVSWSVDVGSVVDVWRHDGWWEGMVLQKDCDDRLHVYFPGENQVLIAGRSEVRHSQEWLGREWAYIKDRPDLVASISSNLETKKTVGNSFDGVSGLSEIIDSRELKKHETSALSSDNDKDEKVNEVDKVPDLLKDDLFAQLKWKSSRKRRRGNGSSAQKLHFGSDGKSTSGLVGSKSCERYLIPSSLMVDHENCKYLGDSLFSSSVAPSLTSLVM from the exons ATGGAGAGATTGGCGGAGGCGGCCACCACGGCGGCGCTGGGGTTCGTGAGGTGGGAGGAGGTGTTTGTGTCCTCCGATAAAGGGCGGAGAGAGGTTCATTACTATCTGAAGCGGAGCGACGGGAGCTCAGATCTGGCTGTGATAGGGAAAGAGAAGAGCTTGAGGCACATGTCCTATCACTATGCCTTTCGAAACCGGTCTTTGTTCCCGGCGTCTTCGCTGGTTAAGCTCAAGTCGCGTAGAGAGGTCGTCGATTGGCTCAAGTCTGTGGTTTCAG ATGTGCTGCCTCGAGTACCATCTCGTTTAGATGGAAGCATGTTGGATGGTAAAGATGCTGGCGAGGTGGATATTGAACTTTTGAAG GTTACTCACTTACGGAAGATGGGCCGCTATACTACAGAGTTTATGTGGTTAGGTTCTCCTTTAAAGGGAAGGAAAAAACGGAGGCATTACCAATCATTCAGCCGTAATGGAGTTATAGTTTCT GTTCATGACTTTGTATTTGTTTTAGCAGAGGAGGATAAGCGTCTTGTTGCGTACTTAGAAGATATGTACGAGGACTCTAAGGGTAACAAGATGGTTGTTGTTCGCTGGTTTCACAAAGTTGATGAGGTTGGTATGGTCTTGCCTCTCAATTTTAATGACAgagagattttcttttctctctgtcaCCAACATCTCAGTATTGAATGCATTGATGGATTGGCTACTGTCCTCAGCCCTGTGCATTTTGAGAAATTTCTGAAAGAGGCGAAGCAAACACAGCTGGAACCCTTTGTATGTCATAAACAGTTTGAAAATGATGATGTAAGGCCCTTCGACATTACTCAAGTTGAAGGTTATTGGAAACAGGAGATACTTAGATACATGCACACAGTTACCCCTTCAAAGGTTCCCGTCAGTTCTCAACAATCTGTTGATGAGTTGAAAGCGGAAGAAGTTGCTCATGCCAGTGATATCAGACCTAAAAAGAGGCAGCGTTCTTTAAAAGATGATGATATGCATGTTGAAGGTATTGAAAGAAGGGTGTCACTGGGTGCAGCATGTGGGGAAGCAGGCTATATAAGTAAAAATGTGACTGATTGTAAAAGTGAAGCCTTCAGTCTTGGTAAGAGAGGTTCTGCTGTTATTTTACCTTGTCCAGATGTGAAACAAATCCTGCTGCAGTATCTAGCAGTAGGTTCCCAGGTTGAGGTCCTTTCCCAAGATAGTGGCATTAGAGGGTGTTGGTTTAGAGCATTGATTATCAAGAAGCATAAAGATAAAGTTAAGGTGCAATATCAAGATATTCAGGATGCAGCTGATGAAGCTAACAAACTTGAG GAATGGATTTTAGCGTCAAAGATTGCGGCTCCTGATCAATTGGGGCTTCGGCTTTCTGATAGGCCAAGTATTCGGCCATGTATAAAGTCAAACAAAGGTAGAGTTTCATGGTCTGTTGATGTTGGGAGTGTTGTTGATGTCTGGAGGCATGATGGTTGGTGGGAAGGCATGGTACTTCAGAAGGACTGTGATGACAGACTTCACGTATACTTCCCAG GAGAGAATCAGGTTTTGATTGCGGGGCGTAGTGAAGTGCGACATTCTCAAGAGTGGCTGGGGAGAGAGTGGGCTTATATAAAGGACAGGCCAGACCTTGTGGCCTCAATATCAAGTAATTTAGAAACTAAGAAAACTGTTGGAAACTCATTTGATGGCGTGTCAGGGCTGTCTGAAATCATTGATAGCAGAGAGTTGAAGAAACATGAAACATCTGCTCTTTCCTCTGATAATGACAAGGATGAAAAAGTAAATGAAGTCGATAAGGTTCCAGATCTTTTGAAGGATGATCTCTTTGCCCAGCTGAAGTGGAAGTCTTCGAGGAAGAGAAGACGTGGTAATGGAAGCTCTGCCCAAAAGTTGCATTTTGGTAGTGATGGTAAAAGCACCTCTGGCCTCGTGGGATCCAAATCTTGTGAAAGATATTTGATTCCATCGTCTCTCATGGTTGACCACGAGAACTGCAAATATTTAGGGGATTCTCTTTTCAGTTCATCAGTTGCGCCTTCTCTAACAAGCTTAGTTATGTAG
- the LOC133712557 gene encoding uncharacterized protein LOC133712557 isoform X2, translated as MLDGKDAGEVDIELLKVTHLRKMGRYTTEFMWLGSPLKGRKKRRHYQSFSRNGVIVSVHDFVFVLAEEDKRLVAYLEDMYEDSKGNKMVVVRWFHKVDEVGMVLPLNFNDREIFFSLCHQHLSIECIDGLATVLSPVHFEKFLKEAKQTQLEPFVCHKQFENDDVRPFDITQVEGYWKQEILRYMHTVTPSKVPVSSQQSVDELKAEEVAHASDIRPKKRQRSLKDDDMHVEGIERRVSLGAACGEAGYISKNVTDCKSEAFSLGKRGSAVILPCPDVKQILLQYLAVGSQVEVLSQDSGIRGCWFRALIIKKHKDKVKVQYQDIQDAADEANKLEEWILASKIAAPDQLGLRLSDRPSIRPCIKSNKGRVSWSVDVGSVVDVWRHDGWWEGMVLQKDCDDRLHVYFPGENQVLIAGRSEVRHSQEWLGREWAYIKDRPDLVASISSNLETKKTVGNSFDGVSGLSEIIDSRELKKHETSALSSDNDKDEKVNEVDKVPDLLKDDLFAQLKWKSSRKRRRGNGSSAQKLHFGSDGKSTSGLVGSKSCERYLIPSSLMVDHENCKYLGDSLFSSSVAPSLTSLVM; from the exons ATGTTGGATGGTAAAGATGCTGGCGAGGTGGATATTGAACTTTTGAAG GTTACTCACTTACGGAAGATGGGCCGCTATACTACAGAGTTTATGTGGTTAGGTTCTCCTTTAAAGGGAAGGAAAAAACGGAGGCATTACCAATCATTCAGCCGTAATGGAGTTATAGTTTCT GTTCATGACTTTGTATTTGTTTTAGCAGAGGAGGATAAGCGTCTTGTTGCGTACTTAGAAGATATGTACGAGGACTCTAAGGGTAACAAGATGGTTGTTGTTCGCTGGTTTCACAAAGTTGATGAGGTTGGTATGGTCTTGCCTCTCAATTTTAATGACAgagagattttcttttctctctgtcaCCAACATCTCAGTATTGAATGCATTGATGGATTGGCTACTGTCCTCAGCCCTGTGCATTTTGAGAAATTTCTGAAAGAGGCGAAGCAAACACAGCTGGAACCCTTTGTATGTCATAAACAGTTTGAAAATGATGATGTAAGGCCCTTCGACATTACTCAAGTTGAAGGTTATTGGAAACAGGAGATACTTAGATACATGCACACAGTTACCCCTTCAAAGGTTCCCGTCAGTTCTCAACAATCTGTTGATGAGTTGAAAGCGGAAGAAGTTGCTCATGCCAGTGATATCAGACCTAAAAAGAGGCAGCGTTCTTTAAAAGATGATGATATGCATGTTGAAGGTATTGAAAGAAGGGTGTCACTGGGTGCAGCATGTGGGGAAGCAGGCTATATAAGTAAAAATGTGACTGATTGTAAAAGTGAAGCCTTCAGTCTTGGTAAGAGAGGTTCTGCTGTTATTTTACCTTGTCCAGATGTGAAACAAATCCTGCTGCAGTATCTAGCAGTAGGTTCCCAGGTTGAGGTCCTTTCCCAAGATAGTGGCATTAGAGGGTGTTGGTTTAGAGCATTGATTATCAAGAAGCATAAAGATAAAGTTAAGGTGCAATATCAAGATATTCAGGATGCAGCTGATGAAGCTAACAAACTTGAG GAATGGATTTTAGCGTCAAAGATTGCGGCTCCTGATCAATTGGGGCTTCGGCTTTCTGATAGGCCAAGTATTCGGCCATGTATAAAGTCAAACAAAGGTAGAGTTTCATGGTCTGTTGATGTTGGGAGTGTTGTTGATGTCTGGAGGCATGATGGTTGGTGGGAAGGCATGGTACTTCAGAAGGACTGTGATGACAGACTTCACGTATACTTCCCAG GAGAGAATCAGGTTTTGATTGCGGGGCGTAGTGAAGTGCGACATTCTCAAGAGTGGCTGGGGAGAGAGTGGGCTTATATAAAGGACAGGCCAGACCTTGTGGCCTCAATATCAAGTAATTTAGAAACTAAGAAAACTGTTGGAAACTCATTTGATGGCGTGTCAGGGCTGTCTGAAATCATTGATAGCAGAGAGTTGAAGAAACATGAAACATCTGCTCTTTCCTCTGATAATGACAAGGATGAAAAAGTAAATGAAGTCGATAAGGTTCCAGATCTTTTGAAGGATGATCTCTTTGCCCAGCTGAAGTGGAAGTCTTCGAGGAAGAGAAGACGTGGTAATGGAAGCTCTGCCCAAAAGTTGCATTTTGGTAGTGATGGTAAAAGCACCTCTGGCCTCGTGGGATCCAAATCTTGTGAAAGATATTTGATTCCATCGTCTCTCATGGTTGACCACGAGAACTGCAAATATTTAGGGGATTCTCTTTTCAGTTCATCAGTTGCGCCTTCTCTAACAAGCTTAGTTATGTAG